A segment of the bacterium genome:
GCGGTTTCAAGGCGCCCTGGCCGCGGTGCCGGCGCCGCGGCTCGGCGCCGCGGCAATCGCGGAGGCGGTGCGCCGGGCCGGGGTGGCGCCGGACCAGGTTGACGAAGTCTACATGGGCATCATTCTCGCGGCGGGCGTCGGACAGGCGCCGGCGCGGCAGGCGTCGATCTACGGCGGGCTGCCCAACACCGTGCCCGCGACGACGGTGAACAAGATGTGCGGCTCCGGCCTCAAGGCCGCGATGCTGGGCGCGCAGACGATCCAGGCCGGCGACGCCGAGGTCGTCGTCGCCGGCGGCATGGAGAACATGAGCGCGGCGCCGTATCTCCTGGACCGCGCGCGCACGGGATACCGGCTCGGGCACGGCCAGCTCCTCGACAGCATGATCCGGGACGGACTCTGGGACGCGTTCACCGACCAGCACATGGGCAACTGCTGCGAACTCCTCGCGCGCGAGTACCGCATCTCCCGCGAGGCCCAGGACGAGTTCGCCCGGCGGTCCTACACGCGGGCGCTGGAGGCGCTCGACTCCGGACGGTTCAGCCGCGAGACCGTCGTCGTCGAGGCGGGCAACGGCCGCGCGCCCAAAGTCGTCGCCGAAGACGAGGAGCCGCGGCGATTCCAGCCGGAGAAGATCGCGTCGTTGCCGCCGGTGTTCGAACGCGACGGCACGGTCACCGTGGCGAACGCCTCGTCGATCAGCGACGGCGGCGCCGCCCTCGTCCTCGCGTCCGCCGATGCCGCGCGCAAGATCGGGACCAAGCCGCTGGCGCGGGTCGTCGGCCAGGCCGTTTCGGCGCGCGCGCCGGAGTGGTTCACGATCGCCCCGGCGGGCGCGATCCAGAAACTGCTCGCGAAGGTCGGCTGGTCCGTCGATGCGGTCGACCTCTACGAGATCAACGAGGCCTACGCTGCGGTCGTCCTGGCGGTGACGCGCGAGGTGGGGATCGACCTCGCCCGCGTCAACGTGCACGGCGGCGCCGTGGCGCTCGGCCACCCGGTCGGCGCGAGCGGCGCGCGGATTCTCGTCACTCTCCTCAACACGATGGCGGAACGGAATGCGAAGCGCGGCGTGGCCGCGGTCTGCCTCGGCGGCGGCGAAGCCGTGGCGCTCGCGGTGGAGCGGAACTAGCGAGCCGATCGGGGAGGGAGAGAGCATGGCGGATCTCGTCCATTTGGTCGATTACTACTACGTCGAAATGAGCGACCGCCCCGGGGAGGGCGCCCGGGCGCTCCGCGTGCTGAAAGACGCGGGCGTCAACCTCGCGGCCCTGCACGCGTTCCCGGCCGGCCGGCGCGCGCAAGTCGACTTCGTCCCGTCCGACCCCGCGGCCTTCAAGGCCGCGGCGAGAGCGGCAAGGTGGAAGATCACCGGACCGAAGAAGGCGTTCATCATCGAAGGTGACGATCGGACCGGCGCGCTCGCGGAGTATTTCGCGAGACTCGCCGATGCCGGAATCAACGTAACGGCCGTAAGCGCCACCGCCGCCGGCGCGGGACGGTTCGGAGCGATCTGCTGGGTGAAGCCGCGCGACGTCAAGAAAGCGGCGCGGGTCATCGGAGCGGTGAGTTAGAAGACGGGAGCGTCCGGCCGATCTATTCGACGCGCTGAATTGACACGCCGTCGCGGCGCGTGATATCGTGGCTCTGCGGTGCCGGCCCCGTCTCTTGGGGCCGGCCGTCGCGTATTCGAAGGAGGCGGGCGAAGGTCCCCGCGCCGGCGGAGGGACGAAACGGGTGGACGCGGTGTCGGCGACGACGATCGGGCAGGACGTACTACTCGGAGAGGTGCAGCGCGACCGGCTCGTCGTGGGCGGCGTGGCCGCCGCGGACCTCGCCCGGGAGCACGGCACCCCCGTGTACGTCATGGACGAAGCGCGTCTCAGGGCGAATTGCCGCGCGTACGTCACGGCGCTGCGCGCCGCGTACCCGCGGTCGCGCCCGGTCTTCGCGAGCAAGGCCCTGTGCTGTGTCGCGACCTGCCGGCTCGCCTACGACGAGGGCCTCGCGGTCGACGTCGTCTCGGCCGGCGAGATTCACACCGCGCTGCGCGCGGGCGTGCCGGCGGGCGATCTGCTGCTGCACGGCAGCAACAAGACGCCCGACGAGATCCGGCTGGCGCTCGAGCGCGGCGTGGGGCGGATCGTCGTCGACAACTTCCACGACCTCGAACTGATCGGCGCGCTGACGGAGGGGGCCGGCCGGCCGGCCGACGTGCTGCTGCGACTCACGCCGGGTATTGAACCCCACACGCACCAGGCGATTCAAACCGGTGGGGTCGACAGCAAGTTCGGATTCGGCCTCGTGGACGGCACAGCCCGGAAGGCCGTCGCGGCCGCCCTGGCCCTCCCAGGCATTCGCCTCCGCGGGCTGCACTGCCACATCGGTTCCCAGGTCATGGACCTCGATCCGTTCGTCCGCGCGGCGGAGTCGCTGATGGAGTTCGCCGCGTGGATGGCGCGCGAGCACCGGGCGCCGGTCGACGAACTGGACCTGGGCGGCGGGCTCGGCATCCGCTACCTGCCGTCGGACCGGCCCCCGGCGATCGCGACGTACGTGGACGCCCTGGCGGGAGTCGTGCGCCGGCGGGCGGAGGAGCACCGGCTCCCGCTGCCGCTCCTCATGGTCGAGCCGGGCCGGTCGATCGTGGGCGACGCCGGCGTGACGTTGTACACCGTCGGCGCGGTCAAGACGATCGCGGGCATCCGGACGTACGTCTCTGTGGACGGCGGCATGTACGAGAACCCGCGGCCGGCGCTCTACCAGGCCCGGTACCAGGCGGTGCTGGCGAACCGCCTCGGTGAGCCGGCCACCGACAAAGTCACGGTGGCGGGGCGGTGCTGCGAGTCCGGCGACGTGCTGATCTGGGAGTCCCACCTGCCGGCGCCGCGGTCCGGCGACCTCCTCGCGGTCTTCAGCACCGGCGCCTACAACTATTCGATGGCCAGCAACTACAATCGGTATCCGCGTCCGCCGATCGTGTTGGTCCGCGAGGGCCGGTCGCGGGTGGTCGTGACCGGCGAGACGATGGACGACCTGCTCGCGCACGACCGGCCGCTGGACTAGCATCTCCGCCGACGGTCCCGGTGTTCCGGTTCGGCGACCCGATCGGGCTCGCCATCACGCTCGCGGCCGTGCTGATCGCGGCCACGTTCCACGAATTCGCGCACGCGCTCGTCGCCGACCGCCTGGGCGACCCCACGCCGCGCGCCCTCGGGCGGTTGAGCCTCAATCCGATCGTCCACCTCGACCTGCTCGGGACGCTCTTCTTCGTCGTCTTCGGGTTCGGGTGGGCGCGCCCGGTGCCGGTCAACCCGCGCCACTTCGCCGACCCGCGCCGGGGCATGCTGCAGGTCGCGCTGGCGGGACCGCTCGCGAACGTGACGGTGGCCTTCGCGGTCGGGGCGCTTCTCAAGCTCCCGGACCTGCGCGGCGGTCCGCTCGTCGCGGAAGCGCTGTCCACCCTTATCTGGATCAACGTCGTGCTGGCGATCTTCAACCTGATCCCGATCCCGCCGCTCGACGGCTCGCGGATCCTGGAAAGCCTGCTGGTCGGCCGGCAGGCGCTGACCTATTCGCGGCTGCAACCGTACGGGACGCTCCTGCTGCTCCTCCTCCTGTACAGCGGTGTGGTCGGGCGGATCATGCTGCCCGCCGTGCGCTGGCTCTTCGAGGCCTCCACGGGCGGGCTGCCGCTGTAGACAGGAGGAACGGCACGCGGAACCGCGAACACATGCCGGAAGGACTGCGCGGGGTATCGACGGACTTATCGACACAGCAGAGGACGCAGCACCGAACTCGTTGCAGCAGCCGATGGAGGAGCAGACGTGGCCTACCACGTGCAGTGTGAGGTTTTCGAAGGCCCGATTGATCTGCTCGTCAGCCTCGCCCACCGCGGTCAGATCGACCTCGCCCGCATCTCCCTCCGGCAGCTTGCCGAAACCTATCGGGAGCACGCGCGCGCCAATCCGGCGCTCGACGAGGCGACCGACGTTCTGGTGCACCTTGCCATCCTGACCGACCTGAAGGCCCGCACCCTGGTCCCGAAGGCGCCGCCCG
Coding sequences within it:
- a CDS encoding acetyl-CoA C-acyltransferase; this encodes MRDVVILSGVRTPIGRFQGALAAVPAPRLGAAAIAEAVRRAGVAPDQVDEVYMGIILAAGVGQAPARQASIYGGLPNTVPATTVNKMCGSGLKAAMLGAQTIQAGDAEVVVAGGMENMSAAPYLLDRARTGYRLGHGQLLDSMIRDGLWDAFTDQHMGNCCELLAREYRISREAQDEFARRSYTRALEALDSGRFSRETVVVEAGNGRAPKVVAEDEEPRRFQPEKIASLPPVFERDGTVTVANASSISDGGAALVLASADAARKIGTKPLARVVGQAVSARAPEWFTIAPAGAIQKLLAKVGWSVDAVDLYEINEAYAAVVLAVTREVGIDLARVNVHGGAVALGHPVGASGARILVTLLNTMAERNAKRGVAAVCLGGGEAVALAVERN
- the lysA gene encoding diaminopimelate decarboxylase, which encodes MDAVSATTIGQDVLLGEVQRDRLVVGGVAAADLAREHGTPVYVMDEARLRANCRAYVTALRAAYPRSRPVFASKALCCVATCRLAYDEGLAVDVVSAGEIHTALRAGVPAGDLLLHGSNKTPDEIRLALERGVGRIVVDNFHDLELIGALTEGAGRPADVLLRLTPGIEPHTHQAIQTGGVDSKFGFGLVDGTARKAVAAALALPGIRLRGLHCHIGSQVMDLDPFVRAAESLMEFAAWMAREHRAPVDELDLGGGLGIRYLPSDRPPAIATYVDALAGVVRRRAEEHRLPLPLLMVEPGRSIVGDAGVTLYTVGAVKTIAGIRTYVSVDGGMYENPRPALYQARYQAVLANRLGEPATDKVTVAGRCCESGDVLIWESHLPAPRSGDLLAVFSTGAYNYSMASNYNRYPRPPIVLVREGRSRVVVTGETMDDLLAHDRPLD
- a CDS encoding site-2 protease family protein encodes the protein MFRFGDPIGLAITLAAVLIAATFHEFAHALVADRLGDPTPRALGRLSLNPIVHLDLLGTLFFVVFGFGWARPVPVNPRHFADPRRGMLQVALAGPLANVTVAFAVGALLKLPDLRGGPLVAEALSTLIWINVVLAIFNLIPIPPLDGSRILESLLVGRQALTYSRLQPYGTLLLLLLLYSGVVGRIMLPAVRWLFEASTGGLPL